In one Hymenobacter sp. DG25B genomic region, the following are encoded:
- a CDS encoding glycerol-3-phosphate dehydrogenase/oxidase, whose protein sequence is MPLQHPFPAQTPAYDVIIIGAGINGAGIAHDAAQRDLRVLLLDKGDIASGTTSWSTRLIHGGLRYLEHAELGLVRESLRERETLLRIAPHLVHPLPLLIPLYQGARRGPFIMRVGMVAYDVLSWDKSLPRHHMLSRAATVARAAGLRTEGLTGGALYYDAQVTFPERLTLENVLAAQALGAHVQTYTRVDRLLATEGQVRGVACTNLLTGEQYTAHAPLIVNVAGPWVDAVLAGQPLANHPLVAGTKGTHLVVAPFQGAPAVGLYAEAQTDGRPFFILPWNHLYLIGTTDTRYTGSLDQLAATPDEIAYLLAETNRLFPGRSLLRSRYCIPMPGCGRCPRCRPAARPVLPAGTLCTRTQRV, encoded by the coding sequence ATGCCGCTTCAGCATCCCTTCCCCGCCCAAACCCCTGCTTATGATGTCATCATCATAGGAGCCGGCATCAACGGCGCGGGCATTGCGCACGATGCCGCCCAACGGGACCTGCGGGTGCTCCTGCTGGATAAAGGAGACATAGCCAGTGGCACCACCAGTTGGTCTACCCGCCTCATACATGGTGGGCTGCGCTACCTGGAGCATGCCGAGCTGGGGCTGGTGCGGGAGTCGTTGCGGGAGCGGGAAACGCTGTTGCGCATTGCGCCGCATCTGGTGCACCCACTGCCTTTGCTTATTCCCTTGTACCAGGGCGCCCGGCGCGGCCCGTTTATTATGCGGGTGGGCATGGTGGCTTATGATGTGCTTTCCTGGGATAAGTCGCTGCCCCGGCACCACATGCTTTCCCGCGCCGCCACCGTGGCCCGCGCGGCGGGCTTGCGTACCGAAGGCTTAACTGGCGGGGCGCTGTACTACGATGCCCAGGTGACGTTTCCCGAGCGCCTCACCCTGGAAAATGTGCTGGCTGCCCAGGCGCTGGGTGCCCACGTGCAAACTTACACCCGCGTCGACCGCCTGCTCGCAACAGAAGGCCAGGTGCGCGGCGTAGCCTGCACCAACCTACTCACCGGCGAACAGTACACGGCCCACGCCCCGCTGATAGTTAATGTTGCCGGCCCTTGGGTAGATGCCGTGCTGGCCGGCCAACCGCTGGCCAACCACCCGCTGGTGGCCGGCACCAAAGGCACGCACCTGGTAGTGGCCCCCTTCCAGGGGGCACCGGCAGTAGGGCTTTATGCCGAAGCCCAGACCGATGGCCGCCCGTTCTTTATTCTGCCCTGGAACCATCTCTACCTCATTGGCACCACCGATACGCGCTACACCGGCAGCCTGGACCAGCTGGCAGCCACCCCGGATGAAATAGCCTATTTGCTGGCCGAAACCAACCGCCTGTTCCCCGGGCGCAGCTTACTTCGCAGCAGGTATTGTATACCTATGCCGGGGTGCGGCCGCTGCCCTCGGTGCCGGCCGGCCGCGAGGCCGGTATTACCCGCCGGCACTTTGTGCACCCGGACTCAGCGGGTATAA
- a CDS encoding beta strand repeat-containing protein, which translates to MATYLLTKPKTGFRIYGFLLFWLLSLTGITTGFAQTTAPEGYAPTVVSDKDDYAPGETAHITGSGWTADQQVHVEFKEEPDYPDYHVYDVAVREDGTWQIDYAIEQRHLGVKFTVTAVGQQTAWKAVTVFTDGAVTITPATGGEAISADNVEGSYISLTGPIMQESTKGDIKAGSIILNAPTGFIFDITGTPPSVKVTGDKTSTKNINNTPSGNSIPVTVTTTTLTININPASNGGDPNTLTWQNIRVRPTSGSPLASGNITKTGTSVYTALNSATNYGTLTEIPGALHHFALATVANPQVSGQAFNVSITAQDQFNNTATSFNGTATLSSTVGSISPTNSPAFNAGKLPNSPVTILGTGNGRITATSDGKTGSSNAFDVNTLPSSLTVGTASGVYGGTTTLIATLKSGAAGISGKSITFSLNGGSPVGSATTNSSGVATLSNVSIAGINASNTSYSSAISASFSGDDYYAESNGTGSLTVGKANQTITITTPAPASAIYGSSFNVTATASSGLPITYSSSGTLSNSGAAYTMGSGVGTGVVKYNQAGDNNFNAAPEVSTSVAALKADATISITGFSGVYDGMAHTGDGTAKGVNNANLTSSLTIGPSFVNYPGGTVNWFFAGGDNYNDTSGTVLVDISKAPLNINWEALTAITYGTTLSGKLNAIAKFNGTEVTGTYLYKQGTITVTPATILNAQPKPYNLSVEFTPSNSNYTFTSGTNSIVVQKANQIISWSDPDPIVYGTALSAVQLNATAAGTLSYTPDLGTILDGGQHSLSVSAAETSNYNASSASVTLTVAPAEATVIAIGGTFTYDGHEHAGSGSATGIGSPADELPVTLHYTGTPMAKR; encoded by the coding sequence ATGGCCACTTATTTACTCACCAAACCCAAAACAGGGTTTAGGATCTACGGGTTCTTGCTGTTTTGGTTGCTTAGTCTTACGGGCATAACCACAGGCTTCGCGCAGACAACAGCCCCGGAGGGCTATGCGCCTACCGTCGTTTCAGACAAGGACGACTATGCGCCGGGCGAAACGGCTCACATTACTGGCAGCGGCTGGACCGCTGACCAGCAGGTGCACGTGGAGTTTAAGGAGGAGCCGGATTATCCGGATTACCACGTGTATGATGTGGCGGTGCGGGAGGATGGCACTTGGCAGATTGATTATGCCATTGAGCAGCGGCATTTGGGGGTGAAGTTTACGGTGACGGCGGTAGGGCAGCAGACGGCTTGGAAGGCTGTTACAGTATTTACGGATGGGGCCGTCACTATCACCCCCGCCACTGGTGGTGAAGCAATATCTGCTGATAATGTTGAGGGAAGCTATATTTCACTAACCGGGCCGATCATGCAAGAGAGCACTAAAGGTGATATCAAAGCAGGATCGATCATTCTGAATGCTCCTACCGGGTTTATTTTTGATATAACGGGAACCCCTCCAAGTGTTAAAGTAACAGGCGATAAAACAAGTACTAAAAATATTAATAACACGCCTTCAGGGAATTCGATTCCCGTTACAGTAACCACAACCACGCTTACTATTAATATTAATCCTGCCTCGAATGGTGGTGACCCTAACACTCTTACCTGGCAAAATATACGTGTAAGGCCTACTTCTGGCTCTCCGCTAGCTTCTGGCAATATTACCAAGACGGGAACATCGGTCTATACGGCGCTTAACTCGGCAACCAATTATGGTACCCTGACTGAAATTCCTGGTGCGCTACATCATTTTGCCCTTGCCACTGTTGCAAATCCGCAAGTTTCAGGACAGGCATTTAATGTCAGTATTACTGCTCAGGATCAATTCAATAACACTGCAACAAGCTTTAATGGCACCGCTACTCTTAGTAGCACAGTAGGTTCGATATCCCCAACAAACTCACCCGCATTTAACGCCGGAAAACTACCAAATAGCCCTGTTACAATACTTGGAACTGGCAATGGACGCATTACAGCAACAAGTGATGGAAAAACAGGATCCTCAAATGCATTTGATGTAAATACTCTTCCTAGTTCGCTTACAGTAGGAACCGCATCTGGTGTATATGGGGGGACGACGACCTTAATAGCGACTTTAAAAAGCGGGGCTGCTGGCATTAGCGGAAAAAGCATCACTTTCAGCTTGAATGGCGGTAGTCCAGTAGGTTCTGCTACTACCAATAGCTCCGGTGTAGCCACATTATCTAACGTAAGTATTGCTGGCATTAATGCCAGCAATACCTCCTACAGCAGTGCTATAAGTGCGTCCTTCTCTGGAGATGATTATTATGCAGAAAGCAATGGAACGGGTAGTTTGACAGTTGGTAAGGCGAACCAGACTATTACTATCACAACACCTGCCCCAGCCAGCGCTATCTATGGCAGCAGTTTTAATGTTACTGCTACCGCCAGTTCTGGTCTTCCTATCACCTATTCTAGTTCGGGGACATTAAGTAACTCGGGGGCTGCTTATACTATGGGCAGTGGTGTCGGGACTGGAGTAGTTAAATACAACCAAGCAGGAGATAACAACTTTAATGCTGCACCGGAGGTCAGTACTTCCGTAGCTGCCCTTAAAGCTGATGCCACTATATCCATCACTGGATTTAGCGGAGTCTACGATGGTATGGCACATACCGGTGACGGTACCGCGAAGGGCGTTAATAACGCTAACTTAACTAGTTCACTTACTATCGGTCCTAGCTTCGTCAACTACCCTGGTGGTACAGTTAATTGGTTTTTTGCAGGTGGAGACAACTATAATGATACCAGTGGAACGGTGTTGGTCGATATTAGTAAAGCGCCACTTAATATTAACTGGGAAGCCCTTACAGCTATTACCTACGGCACTACGCTGAGTGGCAAGTTGAATGCTATAGCGAAGTTCAATGGCACGGAGGTAACTGGCACTTACCTGTATAAGCAGGGTACAATAACTGTGACCCCAGCCACCATACTAAACGCACAGCCCAAACCATATAACCTCAGCGTTGAATTTACCCCTAGTAACAGCAACTACACCTTTACTAGCGGTACGAATTCAATTGTCGTTCAGAAGGCAAATCAAATAATTAGTTGGTCTGACCCTGACCCTATTGTTTATGGAACTGCACTCAGCGCTGTTCAGCTGAATGCTACTGCAGCAGGCACTCTTAGTTACACCCCAGATTTGGGCACTATCCTCGACGGCGGACAACATTCTCTGTCGGTGAGCGCCGCCGAAACTTCGAATTATAACGCATCCTCTGCCTCCGTCACGCTTACAGTTGCCCCTGCGGAGGCAACTGTAATAGCTATAGGCGGAACGTTTACCTATGATGGGCACGAACATGCCGGCAGTGGCTCCGCAACGGGTATTGGCTCACCAGCCGATGAGCTACCTGTAACCCTGCACTATACGGGCACCCCAATGGCGAAGCGCTAA
- a CDS encoding YDG domain-containing protein — protein sequence MRSVTVSGVDGENLGAATVVYQQSGNPVAEPTYAGDYNVYASYQQSANYTAASDNSKTLTIGKRAITVTADTKSKTYGDDDPSLTYQITSGSLVAPDAFQGSLSRAEGENVGSYAITQSSLALSNNYVLAFIPADLTITQATPTITWANPLDIIYGTALSPTQLNATANVPGDFTYTPSAGTQLNASDAQTLSVLFTPEDAVNYTTATATATINVKKATPLITWENPAYIIYGTALSATQLNAASGGVAGDFMYTPAAGTILNAGDNQTLSVNFTPTDASNYNTPATKTVKINVQKAKALVSVTGYEGTYDAQPHQASGSVTGVGGVVLEGLTLGDSFTNAPGGTAHWTFEGNPNYEDESGTVAITINKAPLTVTVADKMRVYGAANPPLTGTMEGVQGDDNITVAYSTTAADNSDVVAAGYPISATLSSEPAGTLNNYSITNTPGTLTITPAIATIQVTGYEGIYDGQAHGASGSATGVNGVDLSSSLDLGQTFTNVPGGTADWRFDAGANYQKANASVAINIGKANATISLTGLNITYDGSAHAATATTSPAGLAGVAVNYFQVDGPTKTAVLPENVKKAGSYAVEATLTNPNYKLVDAGSSPAQDLEVQTGTLVIARKLLSATIANPGKVYDRTTAAPNTTIASLGEIVGSDEVAAEVVSSAFNNASAGSRTVTAQLRLTGDDKDNYSLAATATVTASITPKPLSAALVGTVSKSYDGTAVATLAAANYSLSGAMADDAVALNMPGAGSYNNKAVGTGKAVTVTGLAIDGADALNYSLPFTTAEAGIGSISAKELAISISSEDKVYDGGTEAKTAAFLSAASGLVAGDKVTVNSVNGAFADKNVASGKTVTATVSKTGDDAGNYSANETATTTAAITALQLTPHIVAYDKVYDGTTTATLSSQTVTGMIPGETLVNLNVSAASFASKDKGTHTVTASGLTLGGDQSGNYALATGATATDEATINARSIEVTANAGQSKVYGTPLDPVLAYSITTGSKVADDNFSGQLARALGESVNAYAIGLGSLSLGTNYDLRLAPGSTFAITAKALTASIQAQNRVYNATTGATATGSVPPTALIGDDKVTVDVINPQFNNKNVGMAKPVTAAVALSGPAAGNYNLTATTASTTANITAAELTPNFTAANKEYDGTTKATITGRSVQGVQVAAGVADQVSLSGGSACFADKNVGNGKTVTGSAFLLIGTDAENYYLPAANPTAQANITPRDLTITATGVNKPFDGNTSATASLSDNRVKDDDLTTAYTSASFADAGTGTGKTVTVTGISITGTDAGNYTPNTTTSTTASIFSATSGITVVSNGPVQYSDQVTFTATITSTTAQSVLNATGGTVEFKLTKDGTPSATPESLGSSTYPANWSSAANGPATVTKSFIILQKPGTYTVSAIFTPNSSNITGITSQNACPLTVTQEAADVVYSGLEYFSTSSPTSLTANNVEYIATLTDKDDTFRGDVTNARAAFMEVSSTGTETTALFSSPSSSPADYLVSMLNSPDVTVGVARTGAKSITLSSGEAGSGGKTLNLITVAKGDYYKGRTTDCTLITIAVPGQDFVNGGGSSIIAQSGGTYAAPANSRMNFGFTMKWNKTGKNVQGQANIIFRRLESGIWKTYQIKSNAINTLGTTTSTAGNQGDFNTKANLTDITDPLNPKGVGSSLDLSVQAFESVLTGGAHKIGITLRTSTGGLVFSNNWTGAKTEMQALKGGKISVRSTSTLSAVSSAQSTTLATMPGAAELTNAAATPLGLYPNPFSTKATLSFALSKAGSYELAIYDAKGMLMKRLQTGQAEAGRLYSVELNGSELAEGLYFARLITGSTVQTARLMVRK from the coding sequence GTGAGAAGCGTTACTGTTAGCGGAGTAGATGGCGAGAACCTGGGCGCGGCCACGGTGGTCTACCAGCAGAGCGGTAACCCCGTAGCAGAACCCACCTATGCCGGCGACTACAATGTGTATGCTTCGTATCAGCAAAGCGCTAATTACACCGCGGCATCTGACAATAGTAAAACGCTAACCATTGGGAAGCGTGCTATAACCGTAACAGCCGATACGAAGAGCAAGACGTATGGCGACGATGACCCGAGCCTGACGTATCAAATTACCTCTGGCTCCCTGGTAGCCCCGGATGCTTTCCAGGGCAGCTTATCCAGAGCAGAGGGTGAAAACGTTGGGAGCTACGCCATTACCCAAAGCTCATTAGCGCTTAGCAATAACTATGTACTAGCATTTATACCGGCTGACCTAACCATTACGCAAGCCACGCCCACTATTACCTGGGCTAACCCACTGGATATTATCTATGGTACCGCGCTCAGCCCTACGCAGCTAAACGCCACGGCCAATGTGCCCGGTGATTTTACCTATACCCCATCGGCCGGCACCCAACTTAATGCCAGTGATGCGCAGACCTTGTCGGTGCTTTTCACCCCCGAGGATGCGGTAAACTATACCACGGCCACGGCTACGGCTACCATCAACGTGAAAAAGGCCACGCCCCTCATTACCTGGGAAAACCCCGCCTATATTATCTATGGCACGGCGCTGAGTGCCACGCAGCTGAACGCCGCATCCGGGGGAGTAGCCGGTGATTTCATGTATACGCCAGCAGCCGGTACCATTCTGAATGCCGGAGACAATCAGACCCTGTCGGTGAACTTTACGCCAACGGATGCCAGCAATTACAATACGCCGGCAACGAAAACAGTAAAAATCAACGTGCAAAAAGCTAAGGCCCTGGTTTCCGTTACCGGTTACGAGGGTACATATGATGCGCAGCCCCACCAGGCCAGTGGCTCGGTCACGGGCGTAGGCGGCGTAGTCCTGGAGGGCCTCACGCTGGGGGACAGCTTCACCAATGCCCCCGGGGGAACGGCCCACTGGACTTTTGAGGGCAACCCCAATTATGAAGATGAAAGCGGCACGGTCGCCATTACCATCAACAAAGCCCCTCTCACGGTAACCGTTGCTGATAAAATGAGAGTGTACGGTGCAGCAAACCCACCCCTCACCGGCACTATGGAGGGAGTACAAGGAGACGACAACATTACGGTAGCCTACAGCACAACAGCTGCTGATAATAGTGACGTAGTAGCCGCCGGCTACCCTATTTCGGCCACCTTATCCAGTGAGCCGGCCGGCACCCTGAACAACTACTCCATAACCAATACCCCCGGTACCTTAACCATCACGCCGGCCATTGCTACCATTCAGGTAACCGGCTACGAGGGTATTTATGATGGGCAGGCGCACGGCGCCTCCGGCTCAGCCACCGGCGTAAACGGAGTGGATTTAAGCAGCAGCCTGGATTTAGGTCAAACGTTTACGAACGTGCCAGGCGGCACCGCCGACTGGAGGTTTGATGCCGGCGCTAACTACCAAAAAGCAAATGCCAGTGTCGCCATCAACATCGGGAAGGCCAATGCCACTATTTCCCTCACCGGCCTGAACATCACCTATGATGGCAGCGCACATGCGGCCACGGCTACTACTTCGCCGGCCGGTTTAGCAGGCGTAGCAGTAAACTATTTCCAGGTAGATGGCCCCACCAAAACTGCCGTATTACCCGAGAATGTAAAGAAAGCCGGCAGCTACGCCGTAGAAGCAACCCTCACGAATCCGAACTACAAGCTGGTTGATGCTGGTTCTTCTCCTGCACAGGATCTGGAAGTGCAAACCGGCACGCTGGTTATTGCCCGCAAGCTCCTGAGCGCTACCATTGCCAACCCCGGCAAGGTGTATGACCGTACCACTGCAGCCCCTAACACCACCATTGCTTCCCTGGGAGAAATTGTAGGCTCTGATGAAGTAGCGGCCGAAGTAGTTTCGAGTGCATTCAACAATGCCAGCGCCGGTAGCAGAACTGTAACCGCGCAACTACGCCTGACCGGAGACGACAAAGACAATTATAGCCTGGCAGCTACTGCCACCGTAACAGCCAGCATTACCCCAAAACCTCTCTCTGCTGCTTTGGTAGGCACAGTCAGCAAATCCTATGATGGTACCGCCGTGGCTACGCTGGCTGCCGCCAACTATAGCCTGTCTGGAGCAATGGCGGATGATGCCGTTGCTTTAAATATGCCCGGAGCGGGCTCCTACAATAATAAAGCGGTGGGTACCGGCAAAGCCGTTACGGTAACCGGCCTGGCTATTGATGGAGCAGACGCGCTTAACTATTCCCTGCCCTTTACTACGGCCGAGGCTGGCATAGGCAGCATCTCAGCCAAGGAGCTTGCCATCAGCATCAGCTCCGAAGACAAAGTGTATGATGGCGGCACGGAGGCCAAAACGGCCGCTTTCCTGAGTGCCGCCAGTGGTCTGGTAGCCGGTGATAAGGTCACGGTAAATTCAGTGAACGGGGCCTTTGCCGATAAGAATGTGGCCTCCGGCAAAACGGTAACTGCCACGGTTAGCAAGACCGGAGACGATGCCGGGAACTATAGCGCCAATGAGACAGCCACGACCACGGCCGCTATTACCGCCTTGCAGCTGACGCCCCATATTGTAGCCTATGATAAGGTATATGATGGCACTACCACCGCTACCCTCAGCAGCCAGACCGTAACCGGCATGATACCGGGGGAAACGCTGGTTAACCTGAACGTGTCAGCAGCCAGCTTCGCCAGCAAGGATAAGGGCACGCACACGGTAACTGCCTCCGGCCTGACGCTTGGCGGCGACCAGTCGGGTAACTATGCGCTGGCCACCGGGGCCACGGCTACAGATGAGGCTACCATCAACGCCCGTTCTATTGAGGTAACGGCCAATGCCGGCCAGAGCAAAGTATATGGTACCCCTCTAGACCCCGTGCTGGCGTATTCCATCACCACGGGCTCAAAAGTAGCGGACGACAATTTCTCCGGGCAGCTGGCGCGGGCCTTGGGTGAATCCGTCAATGCCTACGCCATTGGTCTGGGCAGCCTGAGCCTGGGCACCAACTACGACCTCCGCCTGGCTCCCGGCAGTACCTTCGCCATTACCGCCAAAGCGCTAACGGCTTCTATCCAGGCCCAGAACAGGGTGTATAATGCTACTACCGGCGCTACGGCCACCGGCAGTGTGCCGCCCACAGCGCTGATAGGAGATGATAAAGTAACGGTGGACGTAATCAACCCACAGTTCAACAACAAGAATGTGGGCATGGCCAAGCCTGTAACCGCTGCTGTGGCCCTGAGCGGCCCCGCAGCCGGCAACTACAACCTTACGGCCACTACCGCCAGTACCACGGCCAACATCACGGCGGCCGAGCTGACGCCAAACTTCACGGCCGCCAACAAAGAATATGACGGTACTACGAAGGCCACTATCACGGGCCGCTCGGTGCAGGGGGTACAGGTTGCGGCAGGGGTTGCAGATCAGGTTTCCCTTTCCGGAGGCAGTGCCTGCTTCGCCGATAAAAATGTGGGCAATGGAAAAACGGTAACCGGCAGCGCCTTTCTTCTGATTGGCACCGATGCCGAAAACTACTACCTGCCAGCTGCCAACCCAACGGCGCAGGCCAACATCACGCCCAGAGACCTCACGATTACTGCCACCGGGGTAAATAAGCCGTTTGATGGCAACACCAGCGCTACCGCATCCCTCTCCGACAACCGGGTGAAGGATGATGATCTGACGACGGCTTATACCAGTGCTTCCTTTGCCGATGCAGGCACAGGCACGGGCAAAACGGTTACCGTAACCGGTATCAGCATTACCGGTACTGATGCGGGCAACTATACGCCTAACACTACTACTAGTACCACGGCCAGTATTTTCAGCGCCACCTCCGGCATAACGGTGGTGAGTAACGGCCCGGTTCAGTACTCCGACCAGGTTACTTTCACTGCCACTATTACATCTACCACGGCGCAGTCAGTGCTCAACGCTACGGGTGGCACGGTGGAGTTTAAGCTGACCAAAGACGGCACGCCAAGTGCCACGCCGGAATCATTAGGCTCCAGCACCTATCCGGCTAACTGGAGCAGCGCGGCAAACGGCCCGGCCACGGTTACCAAATCCTTTATTATCCTGCAGAAGCCCGGCACTTATACTGTTTCGGCCATCTTCACGCCCAACTCCAGCAATATCACCGGTATCACCAGCCAGAATGCCTGCCCCCTGACCGTGACTCAGGAAGCGGCCGATGTGGTGTACTCCGGCCTGGAATACTTCAGCACCTCCAGTCCTACTTCCTTAACCGCAAACAATGTAGAATACATAGCCACGCTTACGGATAAGGACGATACGTTCCGGGGTGATGTTACCAATGCCCGGGCCGCCTTTATGGAGGTAAGTAGCACGGGCACGGAAACAACGGCCTTGTTCAGTAGCCCCAGCAGTAGCCCTGCCGATTACCTGGTTTCCATGCTGAACAGCCCTGATGTAACCGTGGGCGTGGCCCGCACCGGTGCTAAGAGTATAACTCTCTCGAGCGGTGAAGCTGGCAGCGGGGGAAAAACCCTTAATTTAATCACGGTAGCTAAAGGCGACTATTATAAAGGTCGTACTACGGATTGCACCCTAATTACCATTGCCGTACCTGGTCAGGATTTTGTGAATGGTGGTGGCAGCAGCATCATAGCACAGTCAGGGGGCACTTATGCTGCACCGGCTAACTCCCGCATGAACTTTGGCTTCACTATGAAGTGGAACAAAACGGGCAAAAACGTGCAGGGGCAGGCCAATATTATTTTCCGGCGCCTGGAATCCGGTATCTGGAAGACGTATCAGATCAAGAGCAACGCCATTAATACGCTGGGCACCACTACGTCCACCGCGGGCAACCAGGGCGACTTTAACACGAAAGCTAACCTGACGGATATCACCGATCCGCTCAATCCTAAGGGCGTCGGCAGTAGCCTGGATCTGTCGGTACAGGCTTTTGAGTCCGTTCTAACAGGAGGGGCACATAAGATTGGCATTACGCTGCGCACGTCTACTGGTGGCCTGGTATTCTCCAACAACTGGACCGGGGCCAAAACGGAAATGCAGGCCCTGAAAGGCGGAAAAATCAGCGTACGCAGCACTTCTACGCTCAGTGCTGTAAGCTCCGCTCAGAGCACTACGCTGGCCACCATGCCCGGTGCGGCGGAGCTGACCAATGCCGCCGCAACGCCCCTGGGCCTCTACCCCAACCCTTTTTCCACCAAAGCCACCCTCAGTTTTGCCCTGAGCAAAGCTGGCTCCTATGAGCTGGCTATCTACGATGCCAAGGGGATGCTAATGAAGCGCCTCCAGACCGGCCAGGCCGAAGCAGGCCGCCTGTACTCCGTGGAGCTGAACGGCAGTGAGCTGGCCGAAGGCCTGTACTTTGCGCGCCTTATTACCGGCTCTACTGTGCAAACCGCCCGCCTGATGGTGCGCAAATAA
- a CDS encoding glycosyltransferase family 4 protein, with the protein MKSPASISLGQVSLRFAIVSSCPDVWGGSEELWAGTALFLAGNGHRIHIFKTNIDPQHPRIIQLRTAGCTITDLAQELTLPNRLANRFLPYHRQYTPRKVGQQTLRQALERLQPQLTVIAQGSNFDGTCFAEVCRTQRLPFVLLCQKAADIFFPPWHERTAAQQAYRAARGQYFVSRHNLELTQCQLGMLLPDAAVVWNPFNVPFDGETPAPEPGPDGLVQLACVARLEVLDKGLDILLQVLGQEKWRARPLHVTFFGRGGDQRALEDMARLLQLESRITFAGHVADVPGIWRTHQALVLPSRHEGLPLALVEAMLCGRVAIATNAGGMAEMLRDNETGFLAAAATVEALDQAMERAWTQRGRWAQLGRQAAAHARATVPQDAAARFGRELLRLVSHKQPVI; encoded by the coding sequence ATGAAAAGCCCAGCGTCCATTTCCTTGGGGCAGGTATCCTTACGTTTCGCTATTGTTAGTTCCTGCCCCGATGTTTGGGGAGGCAGCGAGGAATTATGGGCAGGAACGGCCCTGTTTCTGGCTGGCAATGGTCACCGCATTCATATCTTTAAAACGAACATCGATCCGCAACACCCTCGCATCATACAGTTGCGGACGGCAGGGTGCACCATTACGGACTTAGCGCAGGAGCTGACGCTGCCCAACCGGCTGGCGAACCGGTTTCTGCCGTATCATCGCCAATACACGCCACGCAAGGTAGGGCAGCAAACCCTGCGGCAAGCTCTGGAGCGCCTGCAGCCCCAGCTTACGGTCATTGCCCAAGGCTCTAATTTCGACGGTACCTGTTTTGCCGAGGTGTGCCGCACCCAGCGCTTACCCTTTGTATTGCTCTGCCAGAAGGCTGCCGATATATTTTTTCCGCCCTGGCATGAGCGCACGGCTGCTCAGCAGGCCTACCGGGCAGCGCGCGGCCAGTACTTTGTTTCCCGGCATAACCTGGAGCTTACCCAATGCCAGCTGGGTATGCTTCTGCCGGATGCGGCCGTGGTCTGGAACCCGTTTAATGTGCCTTTTGATGGCGAAACACCCGCTCCCGAACCGGGCCCTGATGGGCTGGTGCAGCTGGCCTGCGTGGCCCGCCTGGAAGTGCTGGACAAAGGACTGGATATACTATTACAAGTGCTGGGCCAGGAAAAATGGCGGGCGCGGCCGCTGCACGTAACCTTCTTTGGCCGGGGCGGCGACCAGCGCGCCCTGGAAGACATGGCCCGCTTGCTGCAGCTGGAAAGCCGGATAACCTTTGCCGGGCACGTAGCCGATGTACCGGGCATCTGGCGCACGCACCAGGCGCTGGTGCTGCCTTCCCGCCACGAGGGACTGCCGCTGGCGCTGGTAGAAGCCATGCTTTGCGGCCGGGTAGCCATTGCCACCAATGCGGGCGGCATGGCCGAAATGCTGCGGGATAATGAAACCGGCTTCTTAGCGGCCGCCGCTACGGTAGAAGCGCTGGACCAAGCAATGGAGCGCGCCTGGACGCAACGGGGCCGCTGGGCGCAGTTGGGCCGGCAGGCAGCGGCCCACGCCCGCGCCACCGTACCGCAGGATGCCGCCGCCCGGTTTGGCCGGGAATTGCTACGGCTGGTTTCTCATAAACAGCCTGTTATTTAA